The sequence below is a genomic window from Paenibacillus silvisoli.
GCATAGTCCTGCGTCAGCGTGTGGCCGTTCGTGCCGAGCGCGGCCGTCTCGCCGATTACGGCCGGACGGTCTGCGGAAATTCCGAATTGCTCAGGCGTCATGTACATCGGATTGCCCCAATATTGGCCCATCCAGTCGTAATAGTGCGGCGACCAGAAGTCCAGCTTCGCCAGCTGGTTGCCGCCTGCCGCGTTAATTAGCACCGTATCGCCGACTTTGTTGCCTTGGCAGCCTTCCGTGCAGGTGTCGCTGTTGTACTTGATCATCGCGACGCCGACCGTCGTCAGCACATTGCTGTTGGCATGCACGGCGACGCTCATGTTCGCGAAGAGCTTCTGGAGATTTTCCCATGGCAGCTTGCTTTCTTCATACACCCAGTCCGGCTCGTTCATGAAATCGATCGACCACAGATACGGGTTGTCTTTGTAGCGGTTCGTAAACGGAATGACGTAGTTGTTGACGTAGGAGTCGATGTTGGCGTCGCTCATCAGCATGTTGCGCCAGCTTTGGTAGATGGGGTGGGAGTTTTTCATGTGGTCAAACGACATCAGCGTCGCCATGATGTAGATGCCGTGCTTTTGTGCCAGGTAGAACAAGCTGTCGAGATCGTTCCAGTGCGCAGCCGTCGCGCCGGAAACATACCCGTCCTCGCTAATGTCGATGCCGACTTCGCCGTTGCCGGTGATCCAAATCCGGGACGCGTTGACGCCGTTCTCATGCAGCAGCGCAAAGTGGCTGTCCCAGAAAGCGTAGTCGAAATCCCCGCCGAAATCGTTCCAGTTATCCCACGGCGTATTGGCGCCGTTAAACCAGATCCGCTCGTGGCCGGCATAGAACTCCGTACCCTGCACCGTAATGCGGTTGCCCTGAGAGGACGGCAGGTCGCGGATCAGCTTGATCGCGTACGTCTTCTTCGTCGCATCCGGCGCGGTGACCTCGATCGTGACGGCATTCTCGCCGACGGCCAGCTCGCTGCCTCCGATAATGCTCACGCTTGCGCCCGGATTCGTCGCCGCAGCCGTTACCGCAGCCGAAGTCGCGCTGTTCGGGACATGCGCAATGTAGCTGTAATCATTGCTCGCGAAGCCTGCGACCGTTACGCCGTTCACGCGCAGATCGCTCAAGCTGGCAGCGTCCGGCACGACGACCGGCGGTCCGCCTTGAATGCCGATGCTGTCAATGTACACGCTGCCGGTAAAATCGCCGCTCGACTGCACTTGCACGCCGAACTCGTTGAAGGGGCTTTTCGCGTCGGCCGGAAGGGTCAGCGTCAGCGTATTCCACGCGTCTTTCGCCAGCTTGTCATAGGTAACGTAGTTGCCGGTCCAGGACCAGTTTTTGTCCATCATGTAAGGCTGAACGGCCGCGATGTTCGCGTTGCCCGGCACCCAAATGTGGAACTCGTACGTTCCGCCCGCGACGAGTCCTGGCGGATTGCTCAATTTGGCGAACGGCCCTTGGGAGCCTGTTACGTTAAGCGTCATCTTGAGCGATTGATTGCCGGCGAACGCTTTCTCGCTGCTTGCCGCAACCGTCGCGCCGCTGGATGCGCCGAAGTTTTGCGCGCCGCTCTCGAAGTTGAACAGCGCCGTGTCCGCGGACGCGTCGGCATTCGCGCCTGCTGGCACCGCAATTAACGCGGCCAGCATAGATAGGATGATGAACAAGGCCAATCTTTTGCGAAGCTTAATCATTTTTACATTCACCCCGGTTCGAATTGTGAAATGAATAAAATCCCTTCGCTGCTCAAAATTTTACATTGCCGTTGTTCGATCCCCCCTTAATGTCGCTCACATTGAGTTTACAAGCAATTATTTGTAAACTTGTTTGTTTACAAAATCAGTTGTACCGCTAGCCCAAATTGGGCTGATTCCGATTATAGGCGATGCTATTTAAAGCTGTATATATGCAATAATCAAAGCAATCGACAGCATTCGGCAATTCGATTTTGTTTTGTTTAGTTACAAATACGACATTTTGTTTCTTGACAATATTTCAGGCTATTTTACAATAAAAAACAGAGATGATGGAGTTGGAGGGCTGGATGCACCGTGGGCAAAAAAATTACAACAAGCGACATTTCGCTGAAGCTGGGCTTGTCCCGTAATACCGTTTCGAAAGCGCTCAACGATCACCCCGGCATAACGGCCGAGACGAGGAAAAAGGTGATCGATCAGGCGGTGGCGATGGGCTATAAGCGGGCGGCTAAAACCGCCGGAGGCGGCGGGCGATCTTCCGCCCTCCCGGACAAGGCGAGCAGCATCGCCTATATCACCAAGTATCAGCTTCATGGAACGGGCTTTTGGATGAATGTCATGAGCGGCGCCCAGCAAGCGATCAGCCACGGCGGCTACGAGATGAAGGTCAGCTTCGTGAAGAACGAGGAGATCGCGGCGCTAGAGCTGCCCGGGCTGCTATCGAGCGATATCGCGGGCTTTATCGTCGCCGGCAGCTTCGATAAGTCCTATACGGAGAAGCTGTTGGCGATCCCGCTGCCGAAGGTATTTATCAACATCACGCCGGACATGCCGCTGACTGGCTTGCCGGCAGACGTCGTCTTCATGGAGAACGAGGACAGCATCCATCAGATCACCCGCCACCTGCTTGAGCAGGGGCATGAGAGGCTCGGATTTATTGGCGAAGTTTACAGCTGCCGCAGCTTCATGGAGCGGTGGCATGGCTTCCAGCGCGCCCACCTCGAGGTGATGGTGCCGATCGATCCGTCGCTTAGCATCGTCTCGCGCTGCCCGGACACCTATTCGAGCTACGACGGAATCATCCATGCGCTGAAGGAGCTGCCCGCTCTCCCCACTGCCTTCGTCTGCGCCAATGACCGCATCGCGCTGCATGTCATCAAGTATTTGCACGATCTCGGCAAATCCGTCCCGCGCGACATCGCCGTGTCGGGCTTTGACCAGATCAGCGAGGCCGAGTTTCTCGGCTTCACGCTGACGACCGTCGCGCACGACGTGCTCCAGCTCGGCCAACGCGCGACCGAGCAGCTTCTCTACCGAATGAGCCAGCCGGACCGCGCGAACGAGACGATTCGGCTGGCGGGCCGGGTGGTGTATGGGGAGAGCACGGCGGCGTTGGCATTGCGGGAATAGATAAAAAGGCTTCCCGCGCCGGTCCTTGGCCGGGACCTGGCGGGAAGCCGATTCTTAAAGCTGCTTTGACGTTTATTCAAGAAGTTTTCTCAGTTCGTTTAGTTCCTTTAAAAGACGTTCGGATAGCTGTCTATTCCTTGGGTCATCTCTATATTTAAAATTCGCGCCTGCGAAAAATTCAAAGTGAACATCCATTATTCGCTTCTTCATATCCTCTTCTTCATCACTGGATGATTGATCATAAAAGGAGTTTAACTTGTCTATTTCTATTTCGATGATTTCAATGGCTTGCTTTTTGAAGCTATTATCTACCATCCGCCCCGCACCGCCAAATGCGGATACACCGCCGTCTTCGCCTTCGACACGGGCACGCTGATGCCCGGAGCTCCTTTGAAGTATGCATCGTTGCCATACTGCCCTACCTCGATCCGCTCCACTAGCGGCACATTTACGAGGCATGACGGGTGAAAAAGATCAAAGCCAAGCGGCGACAAAGCGCGCATGTAATTATCGACCGTATTGAGCTGCAGGTAGGTGCCGTCCGCCGTCACGAACATCGGTATACCCGGCTTATAGCCCGATTTTCCTTTGAGCTGCGGCGTTACGCCCATATACAGCACTTCTTTCGCCACATTCAAATTGCGGCAGATGACCTGATTGCCGACCGGTTCCATTTTCACGCAGTACACGTAAACAGGCTTCACTTTCGTCGTATAGCATTGTTCTCGCACGTTCATCTCGCTGTTGATCACTCGTCGCATTCATTCCTCTCGATGCACGCATTGCATACTTTCCATTTTTACCAGTATAAGGTCTCATTTAGTGATTGTAAATGTATTAAGGTCACTTTTCGGGAACGATTTTCCTCGGGTTCGGGTTGTAAGCTATAATAACTACAGATTGGACAGACGTAGGGATAGAGGTGAGCGCGTGCGTACATTCGGAGAAAGACTATCGTATTTAAGGCATCGGAAAGAGCTTTCTCAAGAAGAATTCTCCAAAGTGCTCCGAATCGGAAAAAGCACGCTGGGGATGTACGAGACGAACAAACGCGAGCCCGCCCACGAAATGACCGCCCAGATCGCCGACTATTTCGAGGTCAGCGTGGACTGGCTGGTTACCGGCAAAGAATTTAAGCACGCGCCGATGTCGGCTACGCAAGAGGAGCTGGTCATCAAGGATCTTGTGACCCGCTACAACATCGATCTGACGCGCCCCCGCGCCAGAGAGAAGCTCGAGAAGATCATTCAGCTGGTTTTCGAAGAGCTGCCGCCGCAATCGCATCCCGAATAAAAGCGATTATTTCCTCGTTCGGCACTTCGCGCAATTCGGGGATTTCTTGCTTCAATTCTTCGATCAGCTTATGAAGGTCTTTCATGGCTCTGCATGCTCCTTCTGCCGGAATTGTCGTCTCTTCCAGTATAAGAACGAACGGCCGCGGTTGAAACAGCAATTCGACCGTGCGAATTATCGTTGACAAAACTGCATAAAATATGGTAAAAGCAAAGGCTTCCCGCCGAGTTCGAATCGAACTCGGCGAGAAGCCTTTTTTGATGCGCCCCGCGCTTAATGCCTAGGCAAACCGTTCGCCTGGCGAATCAGTGAGAAGTACTGGTCAGCCAGCACGACCTGGTACTCCGGTCCAAGCATATTCGTCAGCTCGACGACTTGCGTCGGCGTCAAACTCCATGCGAGCAGGCCGATCGAAACGAAGAGCGGCGATTTGCCGTCCCAGTTCGCTTTTGCCTCGTCGAGGACGCGCTTGCCTTCGCTTACGGCGCTGATGCCGCGGATCGTGGAGATCGGCAGACCGCCTTGAATCGTCACCTTCGAGCTGTCCTCCCAGCTCAGGAACAAGCCTGGCGCGTCATACTTGTCGCGGTATGCGGCAAGCTTGGCGTCGCTGAGCGGAATGTTTTGTCCGTCGACGCGGTTGAGCACGTACGGGATTTCCATGCCGGTCTTTTTCAAATACGATTTCGTGCTGTCCAGGAACGCCGGGAACGTGCTGTCTGGCCATGCGTCCGGGTAAAGATAGCCGCCGCCGGAAGGGCCGGCGATGATGAGATCGTTCGCAGTCGCGCTGTCGCGGAAGTAATTCAGCATGGCAGGCGCCGCATCGTACAGCATCGGGCTCGAGGTCCAGTTGATCGGCACTTGGCCGCGTTTCGGGTCATCCCACAGGATGCGCATCCGGTGCTGGTTGTACTGGAGATTGTCGCCCTCGCTGAACGTATAGGAGACGTAAATTTTATTTTCCAGCTTTACCGGCTTCGCTTCCTGGCGCTTGAAGTTTTTCGGCTTCGTGCCCGAGAACACGGTCAAGTTGCTGAACCAGTCCGCCGCTAGGACGTACACGCCGTGGTTGGACGTCACTTCCACGCCGCTGAATTCGCCTTCGACGTCGTTGCTGAACCAGCCCAAGTAAGGCGTGCCCGGCTTCACGTCCGACAAAATCTTCTCGAACAGCTCCTTCTGCGCCGGCACGTTGGAATCCAGCCAGAACACCATCGCCTTGTTCGCGACCGCGTAGTCGCGCAGGTAGCCGTAAGGCTCTTTCGTCAGCGAGGTGAACGGCTTCTCGTTGCTTGCGCTGACTTTGTACTGATTCCACATTTCCACCGAGAGGGTGAGCTCCGTCGTCCCTGCCGGAGGCGTAAATTTATACGTAAAATAACGGCCGTTATCGGCAAAACGGTGGCCGCCGCTGCCGTCCGACAGCTGCGAGCTTTGCGGATCGTACAGGAACGGCTCTTCTTCAGGCGTACCCGGAATGAAGTGGGCGATCTCTTGACCGTCCGCCTTCACCGACACCTCATGCACCGCCGTACCCCATCCGTCTGCCGGGAAGGCATCGCTGAACTTCACATAGACGTCCGGCTTGCTCAAATATTTTGTCAGGTCGAGGTCATACACTTTGCGGTTCGCCGCATCGCGCTCCTCCGTCGGCTCCTGCGCAATCGTCTCGAACCGGTCCGGCTGCTCGACCGGCGCCTTCGCCGTTACGTCAGGACTAAGGCCGATCAGCATCCGATGCGTCGTTTCCTTCCACAGGTTCTCGTACTGCCACGTGTAAGCGTCGAGACGGTCCTTGAACTTGCCTTGCAGGTCTTGAATGACTGGCAGGTTGTACGGAGCGGCCTGCAGCTGCTCGGCAAGCGCCGGGCTTACGGCTACGGCGTCGCGCAGCCCCGCCAGCGTAGTGGCGACGTTAATCGAATCCGATACGTTCGGATCGTAAACGATAAGGCCTTTGACTTCGCCTTTATAGCGGCTCAAAATATCCCAGTAGCTGTCATACACGCGGTAGCTGACGTCCAGATCGTTCAGCCATTTGAATTTGCCCTCTTCCTTGTTTTCGAGCAAATAGATGCGCGGCTCGGTCCGGTTGATCAAGCCCTGCAGCGTGCTGAAGAGCAGCTTGATGTCGCCGGGAGCGTCGTAAATATCGGCGACGTCGAGCTTCTTCGCTTGCGCGAAGCTAGGAAGCTGCTGCTCCTTCGGCCATGAAATCGTCGTTTTGCCGCCTCTTTCCTGCTGCTGTTGCTGCTGATCGGAATCGGCGAACGTCCCCGACGAGAATGTCAGCGTACATGCAAGCGCCAGACTAATGGCGGTAAACTTACGGATTCGGTTCATTATTTGAACACCTCTCACTTGGGAATGATGGCGAAGCTGACGGTCGTTAACGGGGCTGCTCCTTCACCTCCTTCTAGTCCGTATTCGTCCAGCTGCCAGCTCGTTTATATACATGTTTATATTTAATATATCTTTTATAAGTTTACAATCCCTTCGACAAAACCTCCTACCAAAATAATCCATAGCACCTAGATTCGGCCGCAGGGTTCGACAGGATCGCAAAAAAACCGCAGCCCGGGCATTGGCCCGAGCTGCGGTTTTCTTGGTGTTGGGTTTGTATAGGGTTGGTGGTTGGCATAGTCTTATCGCACCTTGTGCGCGTGGCTGCGTGAGATGCCGGTAGGCCGGCACGAGAGTGCGGCAGCTGCGTGCGTAGCTGATAGCCCGGCACGAGAGCGCGGTAGCTGCGTGCGTAGCTGGCGGCCCGGCACGAGAGTGTGGTAGCTGCGTGCGTAGCTGGCAGCCCGGCACGAGCGCGGTAGCTGCGTGCGTAGCTGGCAGCCCGGCACGAGCGCGGTAGCTGCGTGCGTAGCTGGCAGCCCGGCACGAGCGCGCGGTAGCTGCGTGCGTAGCTGGCAGCCCGGCACGAGCGCGGTAGCTGCGTGCGTAGCTGGCAGCCCGGCACGAGCGCGGTAGCTGCGTGCGTAGCTGGCAGCCCGGCACGAGCGCGGTAGCTGCGTGCGTAGCTGGCAGCCCGGCACGAGCGCGGTAGCTGCGTGCGTAGCTGGCAGCCCGGCACGAGTGTCCGACAGCTGCCGAGATGCCGGTAGGCCGGCACGAGGTGCGGTAGTTACGCGAGTCGCCGGTAGGCCGGCACGAGGGTGCGGTAGCCAAGTGAGTCGCTGGTAGCCCAGCACGAGAGTGTGCGCCTTGTGGCACCCGCTCGAGACGATATGTGGTATGCGTGAGACGCCGGCAGTCGGCACTAGAGGTCGCACCTAGTTGGCAGGCGTGAGACACCGGCAAGGCTTACACGTGAGATCGCACCTTCTACCGCAGTGGCGCGAGCCACCCGACAGTCGGCACGAGTGGTCGCTCCTTGCGTGGCAGTTGCTCGAGACGCTGGCAGTCGGCACAAGATACCGTACTTACCTTGCGTAGACAACTACACTAAATACCGATCACACGCCTCCCGCTCCCCCTTCTGACCGCTAACGAACCGTATAACGCTTATTTGCTCGAATTTGCCTCAT
It includes:
- a CDS encoding cadherin-like beta sandwich domain-containing protein encodes the protein MIKLRKRLALFIILSMLAALIAVPAGANADASADTALFNFESGAQNFGASSGATVAASSEKAFAGNQSLKMTLNVTGSQGPFAKLSNPPGLVAGGTYEFHIWVPGNANIAAVQPYMMDKNWSWTGNYVTYDKLAKDAWNTLTLTLPADAKSPFNEFGVQVQSSGDFTGSVYIDSIGIQGGPPVVVPDAASLSDLRVNGVTVAGFASNDYSYIAHVPNSATSAAVTAAATNPGASVSIIGGSELAVGENAVTIEVTAPDATKKTYAIKLIRDLPSSQGNRITVQGTEFYAGHERIWFNGANTPWDNWNDFGGDFDYAFWDSHFALLHENGVNASRIWITGNGEVGIDISEDGYVSGATAAHWNDLDSLFYLAQKHGIYIMATLMSFDHMKNSHPIYQSWRNMLMSDANIDSYVNNYVIPFTNRYKDNPYLWSIDFMNEPDWVYEESKLPWENLQKLFANMSVAVHANSNVLTTVGVAMIKYNSDTCTEGCQGNKVGDTVLINAAGGNQLAKLDFWSPHYYDWMGQYWGNPMYMTPEQFGISADRPAVIGETAALGTNGHTLTQDYASAFANGWQGMLPWTSNGVDGLGDITRVGPAASAFYSQHPELVFPTGISKNASLSDLKVDGVTVEGFSPDTLSYALQVPNATTSVTVAATAADAYASVAVSGGTALAIGDNAVTVTVTAENGSTKVYTINVNRPKSSNATLGDLRINGKTIAGFAPGQRTYAVTVPFDNLIVLVKADAAESTAKVEIDKPVQLVVGTNKVNVRVTAEDGTQLTYTVTITRAKSSNANLSVLLIDGKPVPGFSASKLTYTVNVPKNKKSVKVIALPAFPTAKVAIAGGSNLVKGNNTVTITVTAPDGTKQTYTVTVVRA
- a CDS encoding GxGYxYP domain-containing protein, which produces MNRIRKFTAISLALACTLTFSSGTFADSDQQQQQQERGGKTTISWPKEQQLPSFAQAKKLDVADIYDAPGDIKLLFSTLQGLINRTEPRIYLLENKEEGKFKWLNDLDVSYRVYDSYWDILSRYKGEVKGLIVYDPNVSDSINVATTLAGLRDAVAVSPALAEQLQAAPYNLPVIQDLQGKFKDRLDAYTWQYENLWKETTHRMLIGLSPDVTAKAPVEQPDRFETIAQEPTEERDAANRKVYDLDLTKYLSKPDVYVKFSDAFPADGWGTAVHEVSVKADGQEIAHFIPGTPEEEPFLYDPQSSQLSDGSGGHRFADNGRYFTYKFTPPAGTTELTLSVEMWNQYKVSASNEKPFTSLTKEPYGYLRDYAVANKAMVFWLDSNVPAQKELFEKILSDVKPGTPYLGWFSNDVEGEFSGVEVTSNHGVYVLAADWFSNLTVFSGTKPKNFKRQEAKPVKLENKIYVSYTFSEGDNLQYNQHRMRILWDDPKRGQVPINWTSSPMLYDAAPAMLNYFRDSATANDLIIAGPSGGGYLYPDAWPDSTFPAFLDSTKSYLKKTGMEIPYVLNRVDGQNIPLSDAKLAAYRDKYDAPGLFLSWEDSSKVTIQGGLPISTIRGISAVSEGKRVLDEAKANWDGKSPLFVSIGLLAWSLTPTQVVELTNMLGPEYQVVLADQYFSLIRQANGLPRH
- a CDS encoding helix-turn-helix domain-containing protein, giving the protein MRTFGERLSYLRHRKELSQEEFSKVLRIGKSTLGMYETNKREPAHEMTAQIADYFEVSVDWLVTGKEFKHAPMSATQEELVIKDLVTRYNIDLTRPRAREKLEKIIQLVFEELPPQSHPE
- a CDS encoding LacI family DNA-binding transcriptional regulator — protein: MGKKITTSDISLKLGLSRNTVSKALNDHPGITAETRKKVIDQAVAMGYKRAAKTAGGGGRSSALPDKASSIAYITKYQLHGTGFWMNVMSGAQQAISHGGYEMKVSFVKNEEIAALELPGLLSSDIAGFIVAGSFDKSYTEKLLAIPLPKVFINITPDMPLTGLPADVVFMENEDSIHQITRHLLEQGHERLGFIGEVYSCRSFMERWHGFQRAHLEVMVPIDPSLSIVSRCPDTYSSYDGIIHALKELPALPTAFVCANDRIALHVIKYLHDLGKSVPRDIAVSGFDQISEAEFLGFTLTTVAHDVLQLGQRATEQLLYRMSQPDRANETIRLAGRVVYGESTAALALRE